Proteins encoded within one genomic window of Humulus lupulus chromosome 1, drHumLupu1.1, whole genome shotgun sequence:
- the LOC133803123 gene encoding uncharacterized protein LOC133803123, with amino-acid sequence MAANHKLIHKKEFRSWFHKKIYDLHQLGSLEHADELLALASGSDLLAYSYQACIVNGVRFVSYNRDQNRITQNSGVCVAGTEGFNYYGQLEEILQLSFTGSYSVVLFRCKWFNTDPKKKKTITVNNITSINVSGEWYKDEPFILASQAKQVFYIDDLVRGRDWKVVQEVNHRQVWDFPDASDMIADVDVVHDTNSSNFVLTVDLGELVVQQSDVPATQVNTAHRPSLVVQEDDGFINDNEDDMADSVEEAEDEDELIVDLSDDNTDDVCPIDVDVINEDSDYST; translated from the exons ATGGCTGCCAATCATAAATTGATACATAAGAAAGAGTTTCgttcatggtttcataagaag atatatgacttgcaccaacttgggtcattagagcatgctgatgaattactagctttagcatctgggtcagatctatTGGCTTACTCCTaccaagcatgtatagtgaacgGAGTTCGATTTGTCTCATACAATCGAGATCAAAATCGAATTACACAAAACAGTGGAGTGTGTGTTGctggaacagaaggttttaactattacgggcaacttgaagaaatactccagctgtcttttactggttcttattcggtggtattatttcgatgtaaatggttcaatacagatccgaaaaaaaagaaaaccatcactgtaaataatattactagtatcaatgttagcggtgaatggtataaagatgaaccgttcatactagctagtcaagcaaaacaagtattctacatcgatgatctcgttagaggacgagattggaaagttgtccaagaagtgaatcatcggcaagtttgggactttccagatgcttcagatatgattgctgatgttgatgttgtacatgacaccaaCTCATCGAATTTTGTTTTGACTGTGGATCTCGGAGAGTTGGTTGTTCAGCAATCTGATGTACCAGCAACACAAGTCAACACGGCCCATCGACCTTCTTTAGTTGTTCAAGAAGATGATGGATTTATTAATGACAATGAAGATGATATGGCAGACAGTgtagaagaagcagaagatgaggatgaattaattgtcgaccttagtgatgataatactgatgatgtgtgcccgatagatgttgatgtaattaatgaggatagtgactattctacttag
- the LOC133803103 gene encoding uncharacterized protein LOC133803103 — MSADVARAHGGDAGGDPPPDPTRIPTTCDSGIPIKRKGRGAAIGKDLEERRRKNGKPLEVTFCPRTYKVVGSEHAAFVRLVGTQIKTKVPGHYGSWELVPQQYKDQVLAIIQYYYQIAGREDFLKCLNGIDREMKDRYRNRKTLRHEHFEKYYNGPEDWDKVLNNPTNDVNKEEWKQICQLFTSPQFIARSIKNKENRKKQKYSTTQGTKSLAAVRFEKTNPDLIESWKNYHWKKSKNDFVNDDARQDYEKLKADFELRTQQTSTDASNNDSPSSVDQEEVLQKVLGQRRGHERGVGRKLKGSGSGSRSSSTQHSHFSESRVPPHHSREYIENLENNLQKLTDQVNFLTQYFVPPFRPPNVQMPHVPDSDNTSRASSSQPPAPTHPSMYGAAPSYHMVPPYMYGTTPYPCPIPPSSQPSYPYMYGAGSSTLPPQYPWPMPPPPPQQSQPPQQPQQEDNREEDEATDLGD, encoded by the exons atgtcagcagatgtggctagagctcacggtggagacgctggcggtgatcctccaccggatcctactaggatcccgactACATGCGACTcag gaaTCCCAATTAAGAGAAAGGGTCGTGGCGCAGCTATTGGAAAAGATCTAGAGGAGAGGCGGCGTAAAAATGGAAAACCACTGGAAGTAACGTTTTGCCCACGAACGTACAAGGTTGTTGGGAGCGAGCACGCTGCTTTTGTCCGCCTTGTGGGAACCCAAATTAAAACGAAAGTTCCCGGACATTACGGTTCATGGGAATTAGTGCCTCAACAATACAAGGATCAGGTCCTTGCCATAATTCAG TACTATTATCAAATAGCGGGCCGCGAGGATTTCTTAAAGTGTTTAAATGGTATCGATCGAGAGATGAAAGACCGATACCGCAATAGGAAAACACTAAGACACGAACActttgagaaatactacaatggaCCGGAGGATTGGGATAAGGTTCTAAACAACCCAACCAATGATGTTAACAAGGAGGAGTGGAAGCAGATTtgtcagttatttacaagtcCACAATTTATTGCGCGCTCCATAAAGAATAAGGAAAATCGGAAGAAACAAAAGTATTCTACAACACAGGGTACAAAATCGCTGGCAGCCGTCCGTTTTGAAAAA ACGAACCCGGACCTCATTGAGTCATGGAAGAATTATCATTGGAAGAAATCAAAAAATGATTTCGTGAACGATGATGCtcgccaagattat gaaaaactgaaggctgattttgagttacgaactcagcaaacatccactgatgcttctaataatgatagTCCGTCATCAGTTGATCAGGAGGAGGTGCTACAAAAAGTATTAGGCCAAAGGCGTGGACATGAGCGAGGAGTGGGCCGCAAATTGaaggggtcggggtcggggtcgaggtcatcatctacccaacactctcacttcagcgagtctcgagttcctcctcatcattcaagagaatatatagaaaatCTGGAGAATAATTTACAGAAATTGACTGATCAAGTTAATTTCTTAACTCAATATTTTGTACCTCCATTTCGTCCACCAAACGTTCAGATGCCGCATGTGCCTGATAGTGACAATACTTCTAGGGCTtcgtcttctcaacctccagctccaaCTCATCCTTCTATGTACGGGGCAGCGCCGTCTTATCATATGGTACCTCCATATATGTACGGAACAACACCTTATCCGTGTCCGATTCCACCGTCCTCCCAGCCAtcgtatccctacatgtatggagctggatcgtctacattacctccccaatatccttGGCCGATGCCGCCACCGCCACCGCAGCAATCACAACCACCGCAACAACCACAACAAGAAGACAATAGGGAGGAGGACGAGGCAACTGACTTAGGAGACtaa